One part of the Entelurus aequoreus isolate RoL-2023_Sb linkage group LG05, RoL_Eaeq_v1.1, whole genome shotgun sequence genome encodes these proteins:
- the LOC133651021 gene encoding rho GTPase-activating protein 24-like: protein MGLSCFKSWKHDRAGFKGNRDVLASPGSYFFLSNSAGQGDEWLKSLNKGVWIPFTGVFGQRLEETVLYERRYGVCSVPLVVEQCVTFIRERGLQEVGLFRQPGRASLVRELQEAFDGGERPSFDSNTDVHTVASLLKLYLRQLPEPLVPYSHYQDFLLCGTNISNDRVEGLEELRNLLQELPVANFNLLKFICQFLNEVQSHSKGNKMSCQNLATVFGPNILRAKAEDPQSIMGGAALVQMLMLELIRENESLFSRISAPVPAHPVGGFYASPSTLRRPHLHQPPCLRQMSLPLIAERCQESGQNTVDGHNTSCISSVTTATSDASSGHKRFLGHRYTSSHPENCFYPVPSSSQTSQPQLDGNSIDYHQHLSSCGSSPANAQNRQHRSIHMGWIEAWSGLGDTVSHLWSSGATQSTGEGLEIPEVASGGSSDAQEDSTPSVYDNLNRVSSSQTMADVACEQLQNNGQGESDEEPEDAWQTVDESSSWSSCEILPLDKSSDPEVSPDMTSKRPPSSPAEENCQEQLDSDNRSESDTGHHLNSPTSVSILSHISTGSSEVFLPSGPPPDLPGSEPQLQSSNAQSLLAELRQQMAQQKTDYQDRIKRLELCNDTLQRQVLVLRDSLEQQKRSQSVAEVKIRKMEQAKAAADHRNSTLQTEMELFFQMSGKMRTREERHDDGGGERRKRTLKSL, encoded by the exons ATGGGACTCAGCTGCTTCAAATCCTGGAAACATGACAGAGCAGGCTTCAAAG GGAACAGAGACGTGTTGGCCAGTCCAGGCTCGTATTTCTTCCTGTCCAACAGCGCCGGCCAGGGGGACGAATGGCTGAAAAGCCTCAACAAGGGAGTCTGGATCCCTTTCACAG GTGTTTTTGGTCAGCGTCTGGAGGAGACAGTGCTGTATGAGCGGCGTTACGGGGTTTGCTCGGTTCCCCTGGTGGTGGAGCAATGCGTGACCTTCATACGCGAGCGAGGTCTACAAGAGGTGGGCTTGTTTCGCCAGCCGGGACGGGCCAGTCTGGTGAGGGAGCTGCAGGAGGCGTTTGATGGCGGGGAGAGGCCCTCATTTGACAG TAACACCGACGTCCACACGGTGGCATCGCTGCTGAAACTCTACCTGCGACAGCTTCCTGAGCCTTTGGTTCCTTACAGCCACTACCAGGACTTCCTGCTTTGCGGCACAAATATTTCTAATGACCGCGTAGAG GGTTTAGAGGAGTTAAGAAATCTTCTTCAGGAGTTGCCAGTGGCCAATTTTAATCTTTTGAAGTTCATCTGCCA GTTTCTTAATGAAGTCCAGAGTCATTCAAAAGGTAACAAGATGAGCTGTCAGAACTTGGCCACAGTGTTTGGACCAAACATTCTACGAGCCAAGGCTGAGGACCCCCAAAGCATCATGGGAG GTGCAGCACTGGTCCAGATGCTGATGTTGGAGCTGATCCGAGAAAATGAGTCTCTGTTCTCAAGGATCTCTGCGCCAGTTCCTGCACATCCTGTTGGAGGCTTTTACGCATCACCGAGTACTCTGAGACGACCTCATTTACACCAGCCGCCCTGCCTCCGTCAGATGTCACTGCCGCTAATTGCAGAGAGATGCCAGGAGTCAGGACAGAATACTGTGGATGGACACAATACCAG CTGTATCTCCTCTGTGACTACTGCCACATCGGACGCATCCTCAGGCCACAAGAGATTCCTGGGCCATCGCTATACCTCCTCCCATCCAGAGAACTGCTTCTACCCTGTACCTTCCTCAAGTCAGACCTCGCAGCCTCAACTCGACGGTAATAGTATTGATTATCACCAGCACCTCTCTAGTTGTGGATCCTCTCCAGCTAATGCCCAAAACAGGCAGCATAGATCAATCCATATGGGCTGGATCGAGGCATGGTCTGGTCTGGGAGACACAGTGAGTCATCTATGGAGTTCTGGTGCCACACAGAGCACAGGGGAAGGGCTTGAAATTCCAGAAGTAGCCAGCGGGGGCAGCAGTGATGCGCAAGAAGACAGCACCCCATCTGTTTACGACAATCTGAACAGAGTGTCTTCAAGTCAGACGATGGCGGACGTCGCTTGTGAACAGTTACAGAACAACGGTCAGGGAGAATCCGACGAAGAACCAGAGGACGCATGGCAGACGGTGGACGAATCATCATCGTGGTCTTCCTGTGAGATTTTACCATTGGACAAGAGCAGTGATCCCGAAGTTAGTCCTGACATGACATCAAAGAGGCCACCCTCAAGTCCCGCAGAGGAAAACTGCCAAGAACAGCTTGATAGCGACAACAGAAGCGAGAGTGACACAGGACACCACTTAAACTCCCCAACATCCGTTTCTATCCTAAGCCACATCAGCACTGGAAGCTCTGAGGTGTTTCTTCCCTCAGGTCCTCCTCCAGACCTTCCAGGGAGTGAGCCTCAGTTGCAGTCCAGCAACGCTCAATCACTCCTGGCTGAGCTTCGACAGCAAATGGCCCAGCAAAAGACCGATTATCAGGACAGGATAAAGAG GTTGGAGCTCTGCAACGACACCCTCCAGCGGCAAGTACTGGTACTGCGGGACAGTTTGGAGCAGCAGAAGCGAAGCCAGAGCGTGGCCGAGGTCAAGATCCGCAAAATGGAGCAGGCCAAGGCGGCTGCGGATCACCGTAACTCGACGCTGCAGACGGAGATGGAGCTGTTCTTCCAGATGAGTGGGAAGATGAGAACACGGGAGGAAAGGCATGATGATGGTGGGGGAGAAAGGAGAAAACGCACCTTAAAGAGCCTGTGA
- the LOC133651023 gene encoding putative monooxygenase p33MONOX isoform X2 translates to MSGSGDLPAIEGSGMGGMKLPIGMTRRAISYDDNLEAPMSTPPHDINITNLWRRPVVPDRKFNQLAEEEEGGGSVRQSNFSNSPPSRSQSVVKTKASSMILNSLITKQTHESMHKFEQKAGLTDSSYMPHKGLNAEETRRLHRMPESFQKMQIQSMETREEHQSSSAQSTPTTTPHSSPTQQRRTWFSSTSSDISVSSTNSSVDLGGGDAAGGGVLERWGVFGPRPFVHKSTSDLGSDPSNAGFALQVYRGAQKPSAMEVMKAQATRLADGPDAQKVAPPKMEIPMVEGRRQGARPHKLKPRDMNILTPSGF, encoded by the exons ATGTCGGGTTCAGGTGACTTGCCAG CTATCGAAGGTTCCGGGATGGGAGGGATGAAGCTTCCCATCGGGATGACCCGGAGGGCGATAAGCTATGACGACAATCTGGAGGCCCCCATGTCCACGCCCCCCCACGACATCAACATCACCAACCTTTGGAGACGCCCAGTCGTGCCGGACAGGAAGTTCAACCAGCTAGCTGAG GAGGAAGAAGGCGGTGGTTCTGTGCGTCAGTCTAATTTTTCCAACAGCCCCCCCTCCAGGTCACAAAGTGTGGTGAAGACCAAGGCCTCCTCCATGATCCTCAACTCTCTCATCACCA agcaGACTCATGAAAGCATGCACAAGTTTGAGCAGAAGGCGGGGCTGACGGACTCCAGCTACATGCCCCACAAAGGCCTCAATGCAGAGGAGACGCGCCGCCTCCACCGTATGCCTGAATCCTTCCAG AAAATGCAGATCCAAAGCATGGAGACCCGAGAGGAGCACCAGAGCTCCTCGGCCCAGTCCACTCCAACCACCACTCCGCACAGCTCCCCTACACAGCAGCGCAG GACCTGGTTTAGCAGCACGAGCTCTGACATCAGCGTCAGCTCCACAAACAGCAGCGTGGACCTAGGAGGAGGAGATGCGGCGGGAGGAGGCGTATTGGAACGCTGGGGCGTGTTTGGGCCACGGCCTTTCGTACATAAGTCCACCTCGGACCTGGGCTCCGATCCATCTAATGCAG GCTTTGCACTGCAGGTGTACCGCGGTGCCCAGAAGCCGAGCGCCATGGAGGTCATGAAGGCCCAGGCCACTCGACTGGCCGACGGCCCCGACGCCCAGAAAGTAGCACCACCCAAAATGGAGATCCCGATGGTGGAGGGTCGGCGACAGGGGGCGCGCCCGCACAAGCTCAAGCCACGAGATATGAACATCCTGACGCCCTCCGGCTTCTAG
- the LOC133651023 gene encoding putative monooxygenase p33MONOX isoform X1: protein MSGSGDLPAIEGSGMGGMKLPIGMTRRAISYDDNLEAPMSTPPHDINITNLWRRPVVPDRKFNQLAEEEEGGGSVRQSNFSNSPPSRSQSVVKTKASSMILNSLITKQTHESMHKFEQKAGLTDSSYMPHKGLNAEETRRLHRMPESFQKMQIQSMETREEHQSSSAQSTPTTTPHSSPTQQRRTWFSSTSSDISVSSTNSSVDLGGGDAAGGGVLERWGVFGPRPFVHKSTSDLGSDPSNAAGFALQVYRGAQKPSAMEVMKAQATRLADGPDAQKVAPPKMEIPMVEGRRQGARPHKLKPRDMNILTPSGF from the exons ATGTCGGGTTCAGGTGACTTGCCAG CTATCGAAGGTTCCGGGATGGGAGGGATGAAGCTTCCCATCGGGATGACCCGGAGGGCGATAAGCTATGACGACAATCTGGAGGCCCCCATGTCCACGCCCCCCCACGACATCAACATCACCAACCTTTGGAGACGCCCAGTCGTGCCGGACAGGAAGTTCAACCAGCTAGCTGAG GAGGAAGAAGGCGGTGGTTCTGTGCGTCAGTCTAATTTTTCCAACAGCCCCCCCTCCAGGTCACAAAGTGTGGTGAAGACCAAGGCCTCCTCCATGATCCTCAACTCTCTCATCACCA agcaGACTCATGAAAGCATGCACAAGTTTGAGCAGAAGGCGGGGCTGACGGACTCCAGCTACATGCCCCACAAAGGCCTCAATGCAGAGGAGACGCGCCGCCTCCACCGTATGCCTGAATCCTTCCAG AAAATGCAGATCCAAAGCATGGAGACCCGAGAGGAGCACCAGAGCTCCTCGGCCCAGTCCACTCCAACCACCACTCCGCACAGCTCCCCTACACAGCAGCGCAG GACCTGGTTTAGCAGCACGAGCTCTGACATCAGCGTCAGCTCCACAAACAGCAGCGTGGACCTAGGAGGAGGAGATGCGGCGGGAGGAGGCGTATTGGAACGCTGGGGCGTGTTTGGGCCACGGCCTTTCGTACATAAGTCCACCTCGGACCTGGGCTCCGATCCATCTAATGCAG CAGGCTTTGCACTGCAGGTGTACCGCGGTGCCCAGAAGCCGAGCGCCATGGAGGTCATGAAGGCCCAGGCCACTCGACTGGCCGACGGCCCCGACGCCCAGAAAGTAGCACCACCCAAAATGGAGATCCCGATGGTGGAGGGTCGGCGACAGGGGGCGCGCCCGCACAAGCTCAAGCCACGAGATATGAACATCCTGACGCCCTCCGGCTTCTAG